In Chlorocebus sabaeus isolate Y175 chromosome 5, mChlSab1.0.hap1, whole genome shotgun sequence, one genomic interval encodes:
- the EXOC3L1 gene encoding exocyst complex component 3-like protein isoform X4, which yields MPATQLPSFLLMALGREEPWWEEGASGLGSGREISLGRGIQLHTGVSWSCPGPVSKWQACPAASGERAVLKAKVICGGRTGRLIKSGKFCIKLSCATQSRTRVQGRPVPTLTRLTSAGGTTGKPSRQSLPGALRITPPPSHFLRGPGRTSFLLLRRAQTEAAAQRGIYSACLPRAHLSSGSSRPAMDSAAKDEMQPELSPGSSCPGPEWPEQERAEQLARGAALKWASGIFYRPEQLARLGQYRSREVQRTCSLEARLKSVVQSYLEGVQTGVWQLAQAIEAVQGTREALSQARGLLQGMSQALRTLQPLRERVAQYKQLQAMSHLLPRLRAVPAAVAHTQTLIDAQQFLEAYVSLRELEQLREDTWAPLGGLELPVFQGLDLLFEALGQAVEAAAGAAGKLAREDPALLVAAVRVAEVETGRTTPLGQVPRDWRQRCLRALQEGLEQTHFGSPLLPAPGALPGWLEALRVALPVELATAEALVAPCCPPQYNVVQLWAHTLHSGLRRSLQHLLAGPELEAADAFALLHWALHVYLGQEMMGSLELGPEADVSQLEPLLTLENIEQLEATFVANVQASVSQWLQNALDGEVAEWGREQGPNTDPSGSYYSPMPAIVLQILEENIRVASLVSESLQQRVHGMALSELGIFLKSFSDALIRFSRDHLRGKAMVPHYVPYLLAALNHQSALSSSVSVLQLDGAPSGALAPVEAALDKLQRRICRLVLEALQVELQPLFADLPSRQWLSSPELLESVCERTGRFCRDFGRVRNPTVQLLLAEAERAVVLQYLRALMQGRLVCRGAEERTQAAERLRHDAAQLQQLFLGLRGPRLRPLGPAR from the exons ATGCCAGCGACtcagcttccttcctttctgttgatGGCCTTGGGGAGGGAGGAGCCTTGGTGGGAAGAAGGGGCTTCTGGGCTGGGGAGTGGGAGAGAGATTTCTTTGGGGAGAGGAATTCAGCTGCACACTGGAGTCAGCTGGAGTTGCCCAGGCCCTGTGAGCAAGTGGCAGGCGTGCCCAGCTGCATCGGGGGAGAGGGCTGTTCTCAAGGCCAAGGTCATTTGTGGAGGGAGAACTGGACGCCTGATCAAATCTGGTAAGTTTTGTATCAAACTGTCCTGTGCAACTCAGAGCAGGACCAGGGTCCAGGGGAGGCCTGTGCCCACCCTGACTCGCTTGACATCTGCAGGGGGCACGACTGGGAAACCTAGCAGGCAAAGCCTCCCAGGTGCCCTCCGCATCACACCCCCTCCCTCTCACTTCCTGAGAGGGCCAGGAAgaacctccttcctccttctcagaAGGGCTCAGACAGAGGCAGCAGCTCAGAGAGGCATCTACTCTGCCTGCTTGCCCCGGGCCCACCTCAGCTCTGGCTCCTCCAGGCCGGCAATGGACTCAGCAGCCAAGGATGAGATGCAGCCGGAGTTGTCCCCTG GCTCTTCCTGCCCAGGGCCTGAGTGGCCGGAGCAGGAGCGGGCAGAGCAGCTGGCCCGGGGTGCAGCGCTTAAGTGGGCCTCGGGCATCTTCTACCGGCCGGAGCAGCTGGCCAGGCTAGGCCAGTACCGCAGCCGCGAGGTGCAGCGTACCTGCTCCCTGGAAGCACGCCTCAAG TCAGTGGTGCAGTCATACCTGGAAGGCGTGCAGACTGGTGTGTGGCAGCTGGCCCAGGCCATTGAGGCGGTGCAGGGAACCCGGGAGGCCCTGAGCCAGGCCCGTGGGTTGCTCCAGGGCATGTCCCAGGCCTTACGGACTCTGCAGCCCCTACGGGAGCGGGTTGCCCAGTACAAGCAACTGCAGGCCATGTCTCACTTGCTGCCTCGGCTGCGGGCAG TGCCAGCTGCAGTGGCCCACACACAGACCCTGATTGATGCCCAACAGTTCTTGGAGGCATATGTGAGCCTTCGGGAGCTGGAGCAGCTTCGAGAGGATACGTGGGCACCGCTGGGGGGCCTGGAGTTGCCAGTCTTCCAGGGGCTGGACCTTCTGTTCGAGGCACTGGGCCAGGCTGTGGAAGCAGCTGCAGGGGCCGCGGGGAAGCTGGCACGGGAGGACCCAGCCCTGCTGGTGGCTGCTGTGCGTGTGGCGGAGGTGGAGACTGGACGAACAACCCCCCTGGGCCAGGTCCCCCGGGACTGGCGGCAGCGCTGTCTGAGGGCACTACAGGAGGGCCTGGAGCAGACCCACTTTGGGTCACCTCTGCTGCCTGCGCCAGGGGCCCTACCAGGGTGGCTGGAGGCTCTGCGAGTGGCCCTGCCAGTTGAGTTGGCCACAGCTGAGGCACTAGTAGCGCCTTGCTGCCCACCGCAGTACAATGTGGTCCAGCTATGGGCCCACACACTGCATAGCGGTCTGCGCCGCAGCCTGCAGCACCTCCTTGCAGGGCCTGAGCTGGAAGCTGCGGATGCCTTCGCCTTGCTGCACTGGGCACTGCATGTATACCTGGG GCAGGAAATGATGGGGAGCCTGGAGTTAGGGCCTGAGGCTGATGTGTCGCAGCTGGAGCCCCTCCTGACCTTGGAGAACATTGAGCAGCTGGAGGCAACATTTGTGGCCAACGTCCAG GCAAGCGTGTCCCAGTGGCTGCAGAATGCACTGGATGGGGAGGTAGCTGAGTGGGGCCGGGAGCAGGGGCCCAACACGGACCCGTCTGGCTCCTATTACTCACCAATGCCAGCCATCGTGCTGCAG ATCCTGGAAGAGAACATTCGTGTGGCCAGCCTGGTCAGTGAGTCACTACAACAGCGAGTGCATGGCATGGCACTGTCAGAACTGGGCATATTCCTGAAGAG CTTCAGTGATGCTCTGATCCGATTCTCCCGAGACCACCTCAGGGGGAAAGCAATGGTCCCTCATTACGTGCCCTACCTACTGGCCGCCCTCAACCACCAGTCAGCACTCAG CTCCTCAGTGTCTGTCCTGCAGCTGGACGGGGCGCCTTCAGGGGCCTTGGCTCCGGTGGAAGCTGCGCTGGACAAGTTACAGAGGAGGATCTGCCGCCTGGTGTTGGAGGCGCTGCAGGTGGAGCTCCAG CCCCTGTTCGCGGACCTGCCCTCGCGCCAGTGGCTGTCGAGCCCTGAGCTGCTGGAAAGTGTGTGCGAACGGACGGGGCGCTTCTGCCGGGACTTCGGGCGCGTGCGGAACCCCACGGTTCAG CTGCTACTGGCTGAGGCCGAGCGCGCCGTGGTGCTCCAGTACCTGCGCGCGCTGATGCAAGGCCGCCTGGTGTGCCGCGGAGCAGAGGAGAGGACCCAGGCGGCCGAGCGCCTGCGGCACGATGCTGCCCAGCTTCAGCAGCTTTTCCTCGGTTTG CGAGGACCACGTCTCCGCCCTCTTGGGCCTGCGCGGTGA
- the EXOC3L1 gene encoding exocyst complex component 3-like protein isoform X7: MPATQLPSFLLMALGREEPWWEEGASGLGSGREISLGRGIQLHTGVSWSCPGPVSKWQACPAASGERAVLKAKVICGGRTGRLIKSGKFCIKLSCATQSRTRVQGRPVPTLTRLTSAGGTTGKPSRQSLPGALRITPPPSHFLRGPGRTSFLLLRRAQTEAAAQRGIYSACLPRAHLSSGSSRPAMDSAAKDEMQPELSPGSSCPGPEWPEQERAEQLARGAALKWASGIFYRPEQLARLGQYRSREVQRTCSLEARLKSVVQSYLEGVQTGVWQLAQAIEAVQGTREALSQARGLLQGMSQALRTLQPLRERVAQYKQLQAMSHLLPRLRAVPAAVAHTQTLIDAQQFLEAYVSLRELEQLREDTWAPLGGLELPVFQGLDLLFEALGQAVEAAAGAAGKLAREDPALLVAAVRVAEVETGRTTPLGQVPRDWRQRCLRALQEGLEQTHFGSPLLPAPGALPGWLEALRVALPVELATAEALVAPCCPPQYNVVQLWAHTLHSGLRRSLQHLLAGPELEAADAFALLHWALHVYLGQEMMGSLELGPEADVSQLEPLLTLENIEQLEATFVANVQASVSQWLQNALDGEVAEWGREQGPNTDPSGSYYSPMPAIVLQILEENIRVASLVSESLQQRVHGMALSELGIFLKSWTGRLQGPWLRWKLRWTSYRGGSAAWCWRRCRWSSSPCSRTCPRASGCRALSCWKVCANGRGASAGTSGACGTPRFSCYWLRPSAPWCSSTCAR; the protein is encoded by the exons ATGCCAGCGACtcagcttccttcctttctgttgatGGCCTTGGGGAGGGAGGAGCCTTGGTGGGAAGAAGGGGCTTCTGGGCTGGGGAGTGGGAGAGAGATTTCTTTGGGGAGAGGAATTCAGCTGCACACTGGAGTCAGCTGGAGTTGCCCAGGCCCTGTGAGCAAGTGGCAGGCGTGCCCAGCTGCATCGGGGGAGAGGGCTGTTCTCAAGGCCAAGGTCATTTGTGGAGGGAGAACTGGACGCCTGATCAAATCTGGTAAGTTTTGTATCAAACTGTCCTGTGCAACTCAGAGCAGGACCAGGGTCCAGGGGAGGCCTGTGCCCACCCTGACTCGCTTGACATCTGCAGGGGGCACGACTGGGAAACCTAGCAGGCAAAGCCTCCCAGGTGCCCTCCGCATCACACCCCCTCCCTCTCACTTCCTGAGAGGGCCAGGAAgaacctccttcctccttctcagaAGGGCTCAGACAGAGGCAGCAGCTCAGAGAGGCATCTACTCTGCCTGCTTGCCCCGGGCCCACCTCAGCTCTGGCTCCTCCAGGCCGGCAATGGACTCAGCAGCCAAGGATGAGATGCAGCCGGAGTTGTCCCCTG GCTCTTCCTGCCCAGGGCCTGAGTGGCCGGAGCAGGAGCGGGCAGAGCAGCTGGCCCGGGGTGCAGCGCTTAAGTGGGCCTCGGGCATCTTCTACCGGCCGGAGCAGCTGGCCAGGCTAGGCCAGTACCGCAGCCGCGAGGTGCAGCGTACCTGCTCCCTGGAAGCACGCCTCAAG TCAGTGGTGCAGTCATACCTGGAAGGCGTGCAGACTGGTGTGTGGCAGCTGGCCCAGGCCATTGAGGCGGTGCAGGGAACCCGGGAGGCCCTGAGCCAGGCCCGTGGGTTGCTCCAGGGCATGTCCCAGGCCTTACGGACTCTGCAGCCCCTACGGGAGCGGGTTGCCCAGTACAAGCAACTGCAGGCCATGTCTCACTTGCTGCCTCGGCTGCGGGCAG TGCCAGCTGCAGTGGCCCACACACAGACCCTGATTGATGCCCAACAGTTCTTGGAGGCATATGTGAGCCTTCGGGAGCTGGAGCAGCTTCGAGAGGATACGTGGGCACCGCTGGGGGGCCTGGAGTTGCCAGTCTTCCAGGGGCTGGACCTTCTGTTCGAGGCACTGGGCCAGGCTGTGGAAGCAGCTGCAGGGGCCGCGGGGAAGCTGGCACGGGAGGACCCAGCCCTGCTGGTGGCTGCTGTGCGTGTGGCGGAGGTGGAGACTGGACGAACAACCCCCCTGGGCCAGGTCCCCCGGGACTGGCGGCAGCGCTGTCTGAGGGCACTACAGGAGGGCCTGGAGCAGACCCACTTTGGGTCACCTCTGCTGCCTGCGCCAGGGGCCCTACCAGGGTGGCTGGAGGCTCTGCGAGTGGCCCTGCCAGTTGAGTTGGCCACAGCTGAGGCACTAGTAGCGCCTTGCTGCCCACCGCAGTACAATGTGGTCCAGCTATGGGCCCACACACTGCATAGCGGTCTGCGCCGCAGCCTGCAGCACCTCCTTGCAGGGCCTGAGCTGGAAGCTGCGGATGCCTTCGCCTTGCTGCACTGGGCACTGCATGTATACCTGGG GCAGGAAATGATGGGGAGCCTGGAGTTAGGGCCTGAGGCTGATGTGTCGCAGCTGGAGCCCCTCCTGACCTTGGAGAACATTGAGCAGCTGGAGGCAACATTTGTGGCCAACGTCCAG GCAAGCGTGTCCCAGTGGCTGCAGAATGCACTGGATGGGGAGGTAGCTGAGTGGGGCCGGGAGCAGGGGCCCAACACGGACCCGTCTGGCTCCTATTACTCACCAATGCCAGCCATCGTGCTGCAG ATCCTGGAAGAGAACATTCGTGTGGCCAGCCTGGTCAGTGAGTCACTACAACAGCGAGTGCATGGCATGGCACTGTCAGAACTGGGCATATTCCTGAAGAG CTGGACGGGGCGCCTTCAGGGGCCTTGGCTCCGGTGGAAGCTGCGCTGGACAAGTTACAGAGGAGGATCTGCCGCCTGGTGTTGGAGGCGCTGCAGGTGGAGCTCCAG CCCCTGTTCGCGGACCTGCCCTCGCGCCAGTGGCTGTCGAGCCCTGAGCTGCTGGAAAGTGTGTGCGAACGGACGGGGCGCTTCTGCCGGGACTTCGGGCGCGTGCGGAACCCCACGGTTCAG CTGCTACTGGCTGAGGCCGAGCGCGCCGTGGTGCTCCAGTACCTGCGCGCGCTGA
- the EXOC3L1 gene encoding exocyst complex component 3-like protein isoform X5 has protein sequence MPATQLPSFLLMALGREEPWWEEGASGLGSGREISLGRGIQLHTGVSWSCPGPVSKWQACPAASGERAVLKAKVICGGRTGRLIKSGKFCIKLSCATQSRTRVQGRPVPTLTRLTSAGGTTGKPSRQSLPGALRITPPPSHFLRGPGRTSFLLLRRAQTEAAAQRGIYSACLPRAHLSSGSSRPAMDSAAKDEMQPELSPGSSCPGPEWPEQERAEQLARGAALKWASGIFYRPEQLARLGQYRSREVQRTCSLEARLKSVVQSYLEGVQTGVWQLAQAIEAVQGTREALSQARGLLQGMSQALRTLQPLRERVAQYKQLQAMSHLLPRLRAVPAAVAHTQTLIDAQQFLEAYVSLRELEQLREDTWAPLGGLELPVFQGLDLLFEALGQAVEAAAGAAGKLAREDPALLVAAVRVAEVETGRTTPLGQVPRDWRQRCLRALQEGLEQTHFGSPLLPAPGALPGWLEALRVALPVELATAEALVAPCCPPQYNVVQLWAHTLHSGLRRSLQHLLAGPELEAADAFALLHWALHVYLGQEMMGSLELGPEADVSQLEPLLTLENIEQLEATFVANVQASVSQWLQNALDGEVAEWGREQGPNTDPSGSYYSPMPAIVLQILEENIRVASLVSESLQQRVHGMALSELGIFLKSFSDALIRFSRDHLRGKAMVPHYVPYLLAALNHQSALSWTGRLQGPWLRWKLRWTSYRGGSAAWCWRRCRWSSSPCSRTCPRASGCRALSCWKVCANGRGASAGTSGACGTPRFSCYWLRPSAPWCSSTCAR, from the exons ATGCCAGCGACtcagcttccttcctttctgttgatGGCCTTGGGGAGGGAGGAGCCTTGGTGGGAAGAAGGGGCTTCTGGGCTGGGGAGTGGGAGAGAGATTTCTTTGGGGAGAGGAATTCAGCTGCACACTGGAGTCAGCTGGAGTTGCCCAGGCCCTGTGAGCAAGTGGCAGGCGTGCCCAGCTGCATCGGGGGAGAGGGCTGTTCTCAAGGCCAAGGTCATTTGTGGAGGGAGAACTGGACGCCTGATCAAATCTGGTAAGTTTTGTATCAAACTGTCCTGTGCAACTCAGAGCAGGACCAGGGTCCAGGGGAGGCCTGTGCCCACCCTGACTCGCTTGACATCTGCAGGGGGCACGACTGGGAAACCTAGCAGGCAAAGCCTCCCAGGTGCCCTCCGCATCACACCCCCTCCCTCTCACTTCCTGAGAGGGCCAGGAAgaacctccttcctccttctcagaAGGGCTCAGACAGAGGCAGCAGCTCAGAGAGGCATCTACTCTGCCTGCTTGCCCCGGGCCCACCTCAGCTCTGGCTCCTCCAGGCCGGCAATGGACTCAGCAGCCAAGGATGAGATGCAGCCGGAGTTGTCCCCTG GCTCTTCCTGCCCAGGGCCTGAGTGGCCGGAGCAGGAGCGGGCAGAGCAGCTGGCCCGGGGTGCAGCGCTTAAGTGGGCCTCGGGCATCTTCTACCGGCCGGAGCAGCTGGCCAGGCTAGGCCAGTACCGCAGCCGCGAGGTGCAGCGTACCTGCTCCCTGGAAGCACGCCTCAAG TCAGTGGTGCAGTCATACCTGGAAGGCGTGCAGACTGGTGTGTGGCAGCTGGCCCAGGCCATTGAGGCGGTGCAGGGAACCCGGGAGGCCCTGAGCCAGGCCCGTGGGTTGCTCCAGGGCATGTCCCAGGCCTTACGGACTCTGCAGCCCCTACGGGAGCGGGTTGCCCAGTACAAGCAACTGCAGGCCATGTCTCACTTGCTGCCTCGGCTGCGGGCAG TGCCAGCTGCAGTGGCCCACACACAGACCCTGATTGATGCCCAACAGTTCTTGGAGGCATATGTGAGCCTTCGGGAGCTGGAGCAGCTTCGAGAGGATACGTGGGCACCGCTGGGGGGCCTGGAGTTGCCAGTCTTCCAGGGGCTGGACCTTCTGTTCGAGGCACTGGGCCAGGCTGTGGAAGCAGCTGCAGGGGCCGCGGGGAAGCTGGCACGGGAGGACCCAGCCCTGCTGGTGGCTGCTGTGCGTGTGGCGGAGGTGGAGACTGGACGAACAACCCCCCTGGGCCAGGTCCCCCGGGACTGGCGGCAGCGCTGTCTGAGGGCACTACAGGAGGGCCTGGAGCAGACCCACTTTGGGTCACCTCTGCTGCCTGCGCCAGGGGCCCTACCAGGGTGGCTGGAGGCTCTGCGAGTGGCCCTGCCAGTTGAGTTGGCCACAGCTGAGGCACTAGTAGCGCCTTGCTGCCCACCGCAGTACAATGTGGTCCAGCTATGGGCCCACACACTGCATAGCGGTCTGCGCCGCAGCCTGCAGCACCTCCTTGCAGGGCCTGAGCTGGAAGCTGCGGATGCCTTCGCCTTGCTGCACTGGGCACTGCATGTATACCTGGG GCAGGAAATGATGGGGAGCCTGGAGTTAGGGCCTGAGGCTGATGTGTCGCAGCTGGAGCCCCTCCTGACCTTGGAGAACATTGAGCAGCTGGAGGCAACATTTGTGGCCAACGTCCAG GCAAGCGTGTCCCAGTGGCTGCAGAATGCACTGGATGGGGAGGTAGCTGAGTGGGGCCGGGAGCAGGGGCCCAACACGGACCCGTCTGGCTCCTATTACTCACCAATGCCAGCCATCGTGCTGCAG ATCCTGGAAGAGAACATTCGTGTGGCCAGCCTGGTCAGTGAGTCACTACAACAGCGAGTGCATGGCATGGCACTGTCAGAACTGGGCATATTCCTGAAGAG CTTCAGTGATGCTCTGATCCGATTCTCCCGAGACCACCTCAGGGGGAAAGCAATGGTCCCTCATTACGTGCCCTACCTACTGGCCGCCCTCAACCACCAGTCAGCACTCAG CTGGACGGGGCGCCTTCAGGGGCCTTGGCTCCGGTGGAAGCTGCGCTGGACAAGTTACAGAGGAGGATCTGCCGCCTGGTGTTGGAGGCGCTGCAGGTGGAGCTCCAG CCCCTGTTCGCGGACCTGCCCTCGCGCCAGTGGCTGTCGAGCCCTGAGCTGCTGGAAAGTGTGTGCGAACGGACGGGGCGCTTCTGCCGGGACTTCGGGCGCGTGCGGAACCCCACGGTTCAG CTGCTACTGGCTGAGGCCGAGCGCGCCGTGGTGCTCCAGTACCTGCGCGCGCTGA
- the EXOC3L1 gene encoding exocyst complex component 3-like protein isoform X8, which yields MPATQLPSFLLMALGREEPWWEEGASGLGSGREISLGRGIQLHTGVSWSCPGPVSKWQACPAASGERAVLKAKVICGGRTGRLIKSGKFCIKLSCATQSRTRVQGRPVPTLTRLTSAGGTTGKPSRQSLPGALRITPPPSHFLRGPGRTSFLLLRRAQTEAAAQRGIYSACLPRAHLSSGSSRPAMDSAAKDEMQPELSPGSSCPGPEWPEQERAEQLARGAALKWASGIFYRPEQLARLGQYRSREVQRTCSLEARLKSVVQSYLEGVQTGVWQLAQAIEAVQGTREALSQARGLLQGMSQALRTLQPLRERVAQYKQLQAMSHLLPRLRAVPAAVAHTQTLIDAQQFLEAYVSLRELEQLREDTWAPLGGLELPVFQGLDLLFEALGQAVEAAAGAAGKLAREDPALLVAAVRVAEVETGRTTPLGQVPRDWRQRCLRALQEGLEQTHFGSPLLPAPGALPGWLEALRVALPVELATAEALVAPCCPPQYNVVQLWAHTLHSGLRRSLQHLLAGPELEAADAFALLHWALHVYLGQEMMGSLELGPEADVSQLEPLLTLENIEQLEATFVANVQASVSQWLQNALDGEVAEWGREQGPNTDPSGSYYSPMPAIVLQILEENIRVASLVSESLQQRVHGMALSELGIFLKSFSDALIRFSRDHLRGKAMVPHYVPYLLAALNHQSALRYQKAPGEPHLH from the exons ATGCCAGCGACtcagcttccttcctttctgttgatGGCCTTGGGGAGGGAGGAGCCTTGGTGGGAAGAAGGGGCTTCTGGGCTGGGGAGTGGGAGAGAGATTTCTTTGGGGAGAGGAATTCAGCTGCACACTGGAGTCAGCTGGAGTTGCCCAGGCCCTGTGAGCAAGTGGCAGGCGTGCCCAGCTGCATCGGGGGAGAGGGCTGTTCTCAAGGCCAAGGTCATTTGTGGAGGGAGAACTGGACGCCTGATCAAATCTGGTAAGTTTTGTATCAAACTGTCCTGTGCAACTCAGAGCAGGACCAGGGTCCAGGGGAGGCCTGTGCCCACCCTGACTCGCTTGACATCTGCAGGGGGCACGACTGGGAAACCTAGCAGGCAAAGCCTCCCAGGTGCCCTCCGCATCACACCCCCTCCCTCTCACTTCCTGAGAGGGCCAGGAAgaacctccttcctccttctcagaAGGGCTCAGACAGAGGCAGCAGCTCAGAGAGGCATCTACTCTGCCTGCTTGCCCCGGGCCCACCTCAGCTCTGGCTCCTCCAGGCCGGCAATGGACTCAGCAGCCAAGGATGAGATGCAGCCGGAGTTGTCCCCTG GCTCTTCCTGCCCAGGGCCTGAGTGGCCGGAGCAGGAGCGGGCAGAGCAGCTGGCCCGGGGTGCAGCGCTTAAGTGGGCCTCGGGCATCTTCTACCGGCCGGAGCAGCTGGCCAGGCTAGGCCAGTACCGCAGCCGCGAGGTGCAGCGTACCTGCTCCCTGGAAGCACGCCTCAAG TCAGTGGTGCAGTCATACCTGGAAGGCGTGCAGACTGGTGTGTGGCAGCTGGCCCAGGCCATTGAGGCGGTGCAGGGAACCCGGGAGGCCCTGAGCCAGGCCCGTGGGTTGCTCCAGGGCATGTCCCAGGCCTTACGGACTCTGCAGCCCCTACGGGAGCGGGTTGCCCAGTACAAGCAACTGCAGGCCATGTCTCACTTGCTGCCTCGGCTGCGGGCAG TGCCAGCTGCAGTGGCCCACACACAGACCCTGATTGATGCCCAACAGTTCTTGGAGGCATATGTGAGCCTTCGGGAGCTGGAGCAGCTTCGAGAGGATACGTGGGCACCGCTGGGGGGCCTGGAGTTGCCAGTCTTCCAGGGGCTGGACCTTCTGTTCGAGGCACTGGGCCAGGCTGTGGAAGCAGCTGCAGGGGCCGCGGGGAAGCTGGCACGGGAGGACCCAGCCCTGCTGGTGGCTGCTGTGCGTGTGGCGGAGGTGGAGACTGGACGAACAACCCCCCTGGGCCAGGTCCCCCGGGACTGGCGGCAGCGCTGTCTGAGGGCACTACAGGAGGGCCTGGAGCAGACCCACTTTGGGTCACCTCTGCTGCCTGCGCCAGGGGCCCTACCAGGGTGGCTGGAGGCTCTGCGAGTGGCCCTGCCAGTTGAGTTGGCCACAGCTGAGGCACTAGTAGCGCCTTGCTGCCCACCGCAGTACAATGTGGTCCAGCTATGGGCCCACACACTGCATAGCGGTCTGCGCCGCAGCCTGCAGCACCTCCTTGCAGGGCCTGAGCTGGAAGCTGCGGATGCCTTCGCCTTGCTGCACTGGGCACTGCATGTATACCTGGG GCAGGAAATGATGGGGAGCCTGGAGTTAGGGCCTGAGGCTGATGTGTCGCAGCTGGAGCCCCTCCTGACCTTGGAGAACATTGAGCAGCTGGAGGCAACATTTGTGGCCAACGTCCAG GCAAGCGTGTCCCAGTGGCTGCAGAATGCACTGGATGGGGAGGTAGCTGAGTGGGGCCGGGAGCAGGGGCCCAACACGGACCCGTCTGGCTCCTATTACTCACCAATGCCAGCCATCGTGCTGCAG ATCCTGGAAGAGAACATTCGTGTGGCCAGCCTGGTCAGTGAGTCACTACAACAGCGAGTGCATGGCATGGCACTGTCAGAACTGGGCATATTCCTGAAGAG CTTCAGTGATGCTCTGATCCGATTCTCCCGAGACCACCTCAGGGGGAAAGCAATGGTCCCTCATTACGTGCCCTACCTACTGGCCGCCCTCAACCACCAGTCAGCACTCAGGTACCAGAAGGCCCCCGGGGAACCCCACCTTCACTAA